The Heterodontus francisci isolate sHetFra1 unplaced genomic scaffold, sHetFra1.hap1 HAP1_SCAFFOLD_1519, whole genome shotgun sequence sequence caactacacccaagtctctttgaacatcaacatttagaaatttcacgccttttaaaaaatattttacttCTCTGTTCTgagtatcaaagtgaataacctcacacttcctcacattatactccatttgccaccttgttgcccactcacttaacctgtctatatctctttgcagtttctctgtgtcctcctcacagcttgcatttctaccaactttatatcatcagcaaacttcgatacattactctctgtctcttcgtccaagtcattaatatagagtgtaaatagctgaagccccagcactgatccttgcggcactccactattcactgtctgccaacttgaaaatgccccatttatccctactctttgcttcctgtctgttaaccaatcctctgtccatgctgatatatcacccccaactccatgagcccttatcttgtgtattaaacttttgtgtggcactttattgaatgcctttcggaaatccaggtatactacatctactggttcccctttatccaccctaccagttacatccgcaaaaaactctaataggtttgtcaaacacgatttccctttcataaaaccatgctgactttgcctgatcatacgATGGTTTTCTAATTGCATGATTAAGACTTcttcaataatagattccagcactttctgaaagaatgatgttagactaacatgcctgtagttccctgttttttctctctccctcttttcttgttaCATTTGATAACTTCCAATCCGTTGGGACTATtcttgaatctagggaattctggaaaatcataaccagcgcatccactatctctgcagctacctcttttagatgtGGGCCAGCAGTTTCTAGGGATTTGTCAGATGTTAGTCCCCTAAGTTTTTCCAgtacttttctctgctgatatcaattacctGAATTGCCTCCCTCTTATTCGCCCCTTGGTTACCCttgatttctggtatgtaacttgtgtcttctcctgcagagatagacaaaaaatatttgttcaatgtctctgccatgtcCTCATTCCCCGTGATAATTTCTCCAGTCTCTGcatctaaaggaccaatgtttactttagctactctcctcctttttatgtacttgtaaaagctcttacaatcctgGTGATGAGCCATTACTTACAGGCAACCGACATCTTGTAGAGTGGGCGCAGTTTCTGGTTGGTCTGCTCTCCGGGAACATAGTCACCCAGGCcgatggtggtgagggagatgaagCAGAAATAGAAGGCGTCAAGGAAGGACCAGTTCCTCTCAATGGCGCTGAAGATGGCAGAGGGGATGAGGAAGAAGCTGACCAGcgccagcaggagcaggaggaggaaatgCACCCTGGTCACCTGCTGCTTGGTGTAGCCTAGCCTCGCCTGGCACAAACGGATGGGGCGGTACGTCAGGAAGACCATCAGTCGCTGGGCAATCACCGTGAGAACCAGCATCGTCAGAGGGACACCCAGGGAAGCGAAGAAAATGGAGAAAGCTTTCCCCCCATTGGAGAGAGGAGTTGTGTGACCATAACCTGCAGAGCAGAAATTTGCATTTAAAGTCATAAAAATATAGAAAAactaagaacttgcatttctacagcccctttcacaacctcaggacatcccaaagctctttgtagtcaatgaagtacttttgaagtgtagtcactgctgtgatgtaggcaatacagcagccaatttgcccacagcaagctcccacaaacagcaatgtgataatgaccagatcgtcTGTTTTTCAGTGTTgatggttgggggataaatattgggctggacacaggggagaactcccctgctcttctttggaacagtgtttcaggatcttttgtacccatttgagagggcagatgaggcctcagtttaacatctcatccgaaagacaacacctccgacaatgcagcactccctcagtactgcaccggagcgTCAGCCAAGAGAAGCTGCCGCAGATGTGATGCCTCCCATGACCAAATAACCCACTGGCACTGACTGCCAAGGTTTAGACACAAAGAATGGCCGCTCAGGGAATACACCAGCCTTTGTTGGACCACACTGAAACGGGGATAAATGGTTCTTCAAGAGGATGGTCAGACGACAAGATCACAGTAGGGTTGCCAacactggttggacatattcctccaGGTATTGTCACATGATCCTCCCACCTCCAACAACCCCATCTCACCATTGGTCATCCGACATGTCCATCATCATCAGGCCTCATTCTCCACGTGCCCTCTATTGGTTACTTGAAATGCCCATCATCACTAGGCACCGCCCTCCCACACCAACTGGAAGGCAAACAGACTCTTTTACCTGATTGGACGATGCCCGACTGTCAGTCAAAGCAGCCTTTTTTTGgctccatctccaatattttagAACTAATAgataaaaatgttcaaagaaaatgaaacaaaCAATTTTTTTTAACGTCCCTAATACTTTTCTCTGGCGTCGGTGGAAGCAGGGCCAAGGAACCTGAGATATAGGAGCTGGAGTTAgaccatttagccctttgagcaagatcatggctgatctcccacctcaactccaccttcccgcactatccccatatccctccaatcccttagtacccaaagatctatcaacctcagtcttgaatgtacacaacgactgagcatccataactccctgaggcagagaattctaaagattcacaaccctctgagtaaagtaatttctcctcatctcagtcctaaattccgaccccttattctgagactgcggcccctgtgttctagattcccaagcccagcatctaccctgtcaaacccttaagaattttatacgtttcaatgagatcatctctcattcttataaactctagggaatatagacccgctctcctcagaggacaatcccctcatctcaggaatcagtctagtgaactttcattgcactccctccaaggcaagtatgtccctcctttggcaaggagaccaaaactgtacacagtactcctggcgtagcctcaccaatgtcctgcataactgtagtaagacttcttaactcttatactccaatcccgttGTAACTAAAGATTACCCTTAAAGGCCTTCAGACTCCAACACATTTCTGGGCTCTTGGCCCCCATTGTCTGTGACGCTCAAAAGGAGTCCTGTTCTTCTCCATTCACCCTCAGTGAGGCCGGGAATGTGCTGACAGGCTCTTTGCCAGTTCAGCTGTTTGGTGTCAGCACTCAGACATGTGGTAATTCCAGAAAGTGCACAAAGGCAAGGTAATACAGCAGAATGTTCCCACCCAGCAGCTGCCCTGCAGGCCAGACACATTCAAAAGAAAAACAAACAGCTCAATACCCACGGCCAACAACTACTGCAGCTACACACGAGCACAATTACCCAGCATTGGACTTGAGCCCagaatccaggctaacactcccagtgcagtactgatggagagctgcactgtcagaggtgccgtcttttgcatgagacactaaaccgaggccctgtctgtcctctcaggtggatgcaaaagatcccaaggcactattttgaagaggagcaggggagttctctccagtgtcctggtcaatatttatccctcaatcaacatcacaaaaaacagatgatctggtcattatctcattgctgctgttgggatcttgctgtgcgtaaattggctgccatgttccctacattacaacagtgcctatgcTTCAAAAAAAGTagttgattggctgtaaagtgctttgggatgtcccgagctTGTGAAAAAGGTTTAGAAATGCAGGCCATTCTTTATCAGGATTCCTCCACTCTTGTCTTGGACTCCTGACGTCTAAGCAACACACAaccgaatggcactaggtgaattgctcaaagagctggtgcagacatgatgggccgaatggcctccttctgtgctgtaacaacccctacccctccccccccccgttaACCCTCCACTCTTAGAGagtcacacagcacagcacagaaacaggcccttcagcccatcatgtttgtgccggccatcaagcatctatctattctaatcccatcttccagcatttggcccgtagccttgtacgttttggctctccccttcctctctccgtttctccactcccctcccatccccccactccccacctcacccCTCCCCAGGAAGCAATCTGACACCGTTTGGGATTGTATACAAGTGTTCATCTAAGGTAGCTTGCTCTTCCGGAATGTTCCACCTGGATGAAGTATTGCACAGATCTCTCTAAAAAAATAACATAAAtcggggtgggtggggagtgagatGGGTACGAAAATCAGTTCATAAAGTCCTCCGTGACTCCTCAGGTCTCAGCTCCTCATTTGCTCCCTGCACAAGACCAACCTGGAGTTCCTCTGGGAGTGTCATCAGCGTTACACGGTGCAGATCCCAGAGGTTTCCATTTGCTCGGAGTCAAAGATCAGCTGAGCTGGTAGTGCTGAGTCCGGTTACCAACTACTAACTCTTGTTGTTAAATGTGAACGGAAACGGAGGACTAGATCAGGCTCCAGCTATGATGCTTGCACCTATCTCCATCCCGGTCCAACAGTGCTGAATTCCCCCCATCTAGACTCACACAAGCAATATGGCCACTTGGGCAAGGGTAgggttgccctggagtctccagtaaTTGAAGATTCACCCCCAGGTCACTGCTGTGAACAAAACCCTGGAGAATGATCTTTGGCACATTAAATAATTTTCTTTAAACACATCCTTTATTATTTATTTTAGagttacaggcccttcagcccaccgagtctgtgtcgaccaacaaccacccatttatactaaccctacagtaatcccatataccctagcacctacctacactaggggcaatttacaatgaccaatttacctatcacctgtaagtctttggctgtgggaggaaaccggagcagccgacggaaacccacgcggtcacagggagaacttgcaaactccgcacaggcagtacccagaattgaacacgggtccctggagctgtgaggctgcggtgctaaccactacgccactgtgcagtTATAAAATTGTTGGTGATGGGatggaaaaggctgtttgactgccagtcaagaatcatccaatcaggtaaggAAGAGTCTGCTCGCTTTCCAATTGGCCGAGGCAGGGTGGGGCTCTGCGAGGATGGATGCTTCGGGCGACCAATGGTGGGAGTGCGAGGGACAGGACGGTTGGAGGCAAGAGATCATGTGATGATGCATCCAGGAATATATCCAGCCAGAGCTGGCAACTCAAGGTAAGGTATGAGGACTGGTTGTTGAGACACAGGGAGAGCATGTTTCAGAGCTGGAGGCAGTGCGGGGAAGAGCCAGGAGACTGATCccagctatcaggaaagactggACAGATTTGGGTTGGAAAGTAGGTGATGTTGGTCTGTGTCAATAGtgcactggtggctaaaaatggtCACTCAGTCTTAAGGTCCCAAACCAGAGATTTGTGCACATAATCCGGACCGACgcacccagtgccagtactgagggagtgctgcactgtcagaggtgccgtcttctgTTTGAAGGTGGTTAACcaatgccccatctgccctctcagggggaTGCACAATATTCAAAatttgaaaagagcaggagagttcaccCCTATTTCCTaaacaatatttatcactcaacaaacatcactaaaaaaaattatctggttttcatcccattgctgtttgtgggagcttgctgtgcgcaaattggctgctgtgtttcctacactataacagggactacacttcaaaaagtatttcattggctgtaaagcacattggaacatcctgaagcagtgaagggcgctatataaatgcaagtctttttttctgttTTAAGGCATAGAATCATATAGTACAggtagaggccattcagcccatcatgtccatgtcggctctttggaagagctatccaaagaGTCCTATTACCCCAAGCTCATTCCCCATGGCCCTACAAAATGTTTCCTTTTCCAtacgattcccttttgaaagttacgattgaatctgcttccaccgccctttcaggcagcgctttccagatcataacaatcacctgtttgttaaaaaaaagtctcctcatctcccaGTTGTTGAAAGGAAGAAATATACTGTTCAAACCTATGTAAAAAGTTTAAGAAAACTTTTAAGAACTGTTTTTCCAAATGTTGAAAATCTTTTTATAAAGTATTTTAAAAATATTGAAAAACTTTTATTaaactttttcaaatactgaaaataggttttaaaactttttcaaatcgaaaaactttttcaaacattgaCAACTTTTAATAAACTTTTTCAGATATTGAAAGtagctttaattttttttcaaatgCTGAAAAACTTCTAAAAAAAACTTTTTCAGATATTGACAATTTTTAATAAACTTTTTCGGATATTGCAAATAGGTTGAAAAACGTCAAAACGTTTTCAAATATCGAAAAACCTAAGAAAACATTTTTCAATCATTGATAACTTTTAATAAAGTTTTCGAATATTGAAAATAGGTTTAAAATGTGTTTCCAAATGTTGAAAAAACTTTTGAAAAACTTTTTCAGATATTGAAAAACAAAACTTTGTGAAATATTTCGAAACTTTACACATATAAAATAAACTTTTTAACACTCACCCACTGTAGTGATCAAGGTGCTCGCGAAAAAGAAAGCAGACGGGAAGTCCCAGTTGGTTTTGTGAGAAGTGTTGTTCAGGATGGAGACACCGTATCGGTCGGCTGTTAGTGCCCGCTCCAAGAAGTGTTCCAGGTCGGCCTCGGCCAAGCAGGAGCTGGTGTTGAGAAGCCGGGACTTCAAGTCTCGCAACTCCTCCCGCAGTCTGCGTTCATGGGGCCGCTCCACCAGAGATACGATCACCGCTCCCAGCAGCAGGTAACACAGGTAAAAGGCAACCAAGAGGGGCAGCAGCATCGGGCCACAAAGGAACCCCGCCATCTGTCTTGGGACCCTGAATCGAACCGCAAATTTTTCCCACACTGAGTTTCTGTCCCTGTTAGAATCTCAGCTACCTGTCTCAATAGCCTTACGTGGCTCTAAGGAAAACACCTATAAAATCCCACCCTTCCTGTGCTTTAGGCTCAGTGGAATATACTCTTCCTGTAACGTGCACACAGTGTAATATATCCATCCTATAATATACACTCAGTATAATATACTCTTCCTGTAATATACATAGTGTCATATACCCTTCCTATAATATACATTCAGTGTAATATACCCTCAATATAAtagtcgtagagagatacagcactgaaacaggcccttcagcccaccaagtctgtgccaaccatcaatcacccatttatactaatcctacattaatcccatattccctacctttcctctattctcctaccacctaggggcaatttacaatggccaatttacctatcaacctgcaagtctttggctgtgggaggaaaccagagcacccggaggaaacccacagggtcacagggagaacttgcaaactccacacaggcagtacccagaactgaacccgggtcgctggagctgtgaggctgcggtgctagccactgtgccgcccatatttttCCTCTAATATACAGTGTAATATATATTCTTCCTATAATATACACCGTGTAATATACTCTTTCTATAATATACATGCAATATAATATATAGTGTAATATACCCTTCATGTAAGATACACTCAGTGTAATACACTGTTCCTGTAACATACACTCAGTATAATGGACCCTTCCTGTAATTTACGTTGTATAATTTTTTTCTTATTTTTACACTCCATTTAAtattttgtttgttggtgtcattttcttcccagaaggttgactgtcgtGAATCTCCACCTCTTTCTGTCCTGTGCTATCTTTACACATTCtgtataggtcaactgcatccagtccataatatctgtcatccattttcttctttgCTTCCCTCCCCTACGTTTCCcatcaatctttccttccaataattgtctctgtttaccttctgctctaatgatgtgacccaagtattgtatctttctctctctttgatgttttgcactaatttcctcttttcctcagccagttccagcacttcctcattcgtCTTTCTTTCTGTgtaggatatgcagaacatcctccgATACGTCCACATCTAAAATGCATTCAGATTATCAATAGCCTCTTTGTTTGTTGTTCACGTCTCCGAGGCAGATAACATGGATAACAaactgtagcacctcagcattcttttcctaagaatcAGTTTCTTTGCTGTTAAcacgtccttcattctgacaaagttgGTCTTGGCTGTCTCAATTCTCCTTCGGGATCTCACAATCACATTTCCCATTATCTGTGATAATCTCTCCTCCAGTAATTATACACTCAGTTTAATTTAACCCTCCGGCACGATATATTCAGTGTAATATAATCTTCCTTTCATATAGGTCTATAATATCTTTAAAATTCTTGTATCTCTGCCCTGTCAGTTTTTTCCGTTATAACCTCTGATGCCCACCATTCGATTGGAAATTTGCCACGCTGTATTTACACCCTCTACCATGGGAGGCACTTAGCACCTCTGGGACTACAGGCAATGCTGCCAATGCCCCAATTTGTGTTACCCATTCCAAGCTGCCCTCAGAGGGTGGATAGAGGGAATGTCTCCTCAAACCACTGTcctggtggggggtgcggggggggggggggtgtgatgcTCCCACATTGGCATTAGGTGGGGAGTTTAGTGTTTTGCCCTTGTGATGATGAAGGAAACGTGCaatatgtgtccagttctggtctctatattacaagGAGGCGTCAGAGACAATAGAGAAGGTGCTCTCACTCCCTTTTAcagataataccagaactgagaggtgataactatcaggaaagattgaacagtggcgcagtggttagcaccgcagcctcacagctccagcgacccgggttcaattctgggtactgcctgtgtggagtttgcaagttctccctgtgaccgcgtgggttttcgccgggtgctccggtttcctcccacagccaaagacttgtaggtgataggtaaattggccattgtaaattgcccctagtgtagggaggtgatagggaatatgggattactgtagggttagtataaatgggtggttgttggtcggcacagacccggtgggccgaagggcctgtttcagtgctgtatctctagataaaAATAAAAGCTGGGCTCTTCACTctacaaaagagaaggctgaggggtgatctgatagaggtctttaaaactatAAAGGGGTTCAGTAAggaagatgtagagaggatgtttccaattgtttggggagaccagaactagaggtcataaatataagagaggcactaataaatccaatggggaattcaggagaaatgtatttacccagagagtggagaatgtggaactcactaccacagggattaGTAGGTAAATAGATGCATTAAAGAAGCTACctgaacatatgagggagaaaggaatagaaggatatgttgatggggtgagatggagagggggtgggaggaggcttgtgtggagcataaacacctttCATGTACCAGTTGGGCCGATGACATTTTCCAAGCTGTAGGTTTTATGTAAAATAATgacggtgtgtgactttgaggggaaacaGAAGGTGATGGTAATCCCATGGGATTGTTTTTCAAATTCCTTCTCAGGGcctgggggggtggaggagggcggGTGCTGTTGAAATTAGCTATGTAAACATGTGACGCTGTAATTACATCCTGTGACCAGCAGTGGCGCTGAGTGCTTCTACTAGGGGAAGTGTGCGACTACAATATGACAAGTTTACATAttgagtttccattataaatgtggttgCAGGAATTCATAATGAAAATATAAAGATATCATAATTGGCCAAAAAGCTAGAAGGTAGATGAAGGAACATTTTTATTTTGACGCAGcgcgttgctgtgatctggaacgcactgcctgaaagggcagtggaagcagattcaatagtgactttcaaaagggaattggataaatacgtgaaaaatttgcagggctgtggggatagagCAGAGGGAGTGGAAATAAccggatagctctatcaaagagcacaatgggctgaatggcctcttcctgtgctataagattctatgataAGGACCAGATATATGACTTTAAAATAAGAGTCAGTTACATTGGAAGGCTCTGGTTCAATTACCTCCCCGTGCTTTAACCCCATTTCACCTGGATTAGTGCAAAGCCATGAGAGGGCAACCAGTTTTGTGAATGACTCAGAGCCAGGATATTGGGGAGCTCGCGTGTTTCAAGGGGTTGTTACTTGGAGTGCTTTTAGAAGCAAAAACACAAGTTAGaaattgtgtgtgtgtttgggtggagtgggggggggtgtaGGATAGAATGAGCCAAAGTATTGGGACAGTGTTTCAATTCAGCAGTAAAGCAAGAGGTAGGTAAAAGATTCTAATCTTTGGGTCGCTTTTTTTTTTGCAACATAAAAGTTTATTGCCTCTCTTTGCCGCAGACGGCGCCAGCATCTTCGTCGTGCGAGCAGTTATGTTCCCCAATCGGCCCATGCCGACACTGCAGCAGGCTTCTCTCCGTCCCCTCGCACTGCACGTCATCCAGCAGGATTGGCAGGGCGCTCCCGGCCCCGAACTCTGCCTTCCTGGCAGCCCTGATGGCGCCCGGGTACCCAAGCTGGCGGCACACGACCGCTGCGGCTTTGGAGTTCCACGAATCGTCGCAAACTGTGCCCCACTTCCCACCAACATTGATCTCCACCCTCCCCCGTCCTGGCCCCCGCCCCCTGCCAGCAAGGCGCACCGCTCCGTCCCTCAGCTTTATCCGCTTTCTCTTGCTTGTCCTTGACCCTTGACCTCTGCGCCTGTTGGTCACCGAGCCCCGGCCGCTCTTTCTCTTGTCGCCCAATGGCCGGCCCTCTTTCGGCTGAGTTCCACCGCCCTTAGTCGGCGGTTTTGGCAACGTTGTCTGCGGCCTTTGCCTCTTGGGTGGGGGTTTGGGCGTGACGTGACGTGACACTTTGTCCTCTGCTGTGCCTGGGATCTGCCAGTGCCAGCTCGAAGTGGGCGGCCGGGGAGCAGCGGTTGTGTGCCgtgttttttctttctgtaccgCTTTTGAGGTCACGACCTTTGGCCTCTGTGTTGGAACTCTGGTTGGCCTGGGCTTGACTGTGGTAGGGACTACCGTTGTGGTTTTGGACTCGAAGTTGAGTTCTGCAGAGACAGACGGAGCAGATTCACATCAGTTTGCATTGATTTCACACTCCTTTCCTCTGGGTCCCCTCCTTTCATCCACAACCCAACTCCACAACAGTCAGCATGCAAACATACCCACAGGCCCCACCAGTATTCACCTGACTCAGTATTTCTTGTGTTACTTCCCCTACCTCGTCCATCCTGATATGCTGCCGTTTCATTTTCACAAGAAATTGTGACAATAACACTGTGACATCCTGAAGTGTGACAAATAAAACTGACATCTTGAAGTGTGACAAATAAAACTGACATCTTGAAGTGTGACAAATACAACTGTGACATCCTGAAGTGTGACAAATAAAACTGACATCCTGAAGTGTGACAAATAAAACTGACATCCTGATGTGTGACAAATAAAACTGTGACATCCTGAAGTGTGACAAATAAAACTGACATCCTGAAGTGTGACAAATAAAACTGTGACATCCTGAAGTGTGACAAATAAAACTGTGACATCCTGAAGTGTGACAAATAAAACTGACATCCTGAAGTGTGACAAATGAAACTGTGACATCCTGAAGTGTGACAAATCAAACTGACATCCTGAAGTGTGACAAATCAAACTGACATCCTGAAGTGTGACAAATCAAACTGTGACATCCTGAAGTGTGACAAATCAAACTGACATCCTGAAGTGTGACAAATCAAACTGTGACATCCtgaagtgtgagaaataaaactgtGACATCCTGAGGTGTGACAAATAAAACTGACATCCTGAAGTGTGACAAATAAAACTGTGACATCCTGAAGTGTGACAGTGTGACAGTGTGATTGTGTAAAACCTGACAGCTAAATTGTGACAGCTTAAAGCATGACTGTCAACAGCAAAAGCATGATGCCTATAATGTGACAGGACGTTAACTGTGACACTGATAGGAAGTGTACAATGTAAGCAAGACTTTTAAGATATTCTAGATTTTATATAAATATGGAAACAAGGACACACTCACTCTCCTTCGGCCGAAAACGGAGCAACTTCCCCTTCACCTTCACGGAAGTTGGTTTAAAGTGACATTTCCCTGGTGGTGCTCGCcttgaagggggaaaaaaaaagagaaagacttgcatttatatagcaccttgcaggaccaccggacatctcaaagtgctttacagccaatgaagtactttttgtaagaaatgcgacagccaattttgtgcacagcaagctcccagattgCAATGCGATaatgagcagattttttttttgtgttgttggttgagggataaatattggccaagacaccggggagaactcccctgctcttcttcaaagtaacgccttgggatcttttacacctaccCGAGAGGGCCTCGGTTcaacgcctcatccaaaagacaacacctccgacagtgcagcactccctcagtgtgccGCACTGGAGTGAGCCTTGAACCCAGAACGTTGTGACTCAGGCGAGACTgctacccacggagccacagctgaacAGGAAGAAAAGCCAGAGGGCGGTCAGAGGTTGAAATGACGACTTAGGAGTAAACAGCAAAAGGTGGACA is a genomic window containing:
- the kcnk6 gene encoding potassium channel subfamily K member 6, with the translated sequence MAGFLCGPMLLPLLVAFYLCYLLLGAVIVSLVERPHERRLREELRDLKSRLLNTSSCLAEADLEHFLERALTADRYGVSILNNTSHKTNWDFPSAFFFASTLITTVGYGHTTPLSNGGKAFSIFFASLGVPLTMLVLTVIAQRLMVFLTYRPIRLCQARLGYTKQQVTRVHFLLLLLLALVSFFLIPSAIFSAIERNWSFLDAFYFCFISLTTIGLGDYVPGEQTNQKLRPLYKMSVAFYLLCGLIVMLLLIQTFHKAVGLHGLTHIFNLPLAEDEEEEEEEMVLHPSPQSNGLKGDQQPRGHPDPPTYESILPSVNR